The Sphingorhabdus lutea genome segment GCCAAAATGCAAGCGCGATAAGCCCATGGCTTAAAAGGATCGATAAATTGTCGATCATGCGCGCTATTTTCCCTTCATCAATTTATGTGGCAAAGAATCGCCACGGCGTGTAATTTTTCCTGCTATATCCAAATTGGGTTGACGGGGCGTTAATCCTTTTTTGCTATTGCCGCAAATATGACAAAGATTCTGCATATTTTGGACCATAGCCTGCCCCTGCATAGCGGATATACATTTCGCACAAGGGCTATTTTGAAATCACAAATTGCTCATGGATGGCAGGTTCAGGCGATTACTGGCCTGCGCCAATATCAACATGGACAGGTTGCGGGCGCAAATTTTCAACAGGTGGATGATATTATTTTTCACCGCACATTGGGCAAAACCCTGTCCAAAAGCCCAATGAAGGAGTGGCAAGAGGTGCAATTGCTGACCCAGCATATTGTTAAATTGCATAAGCAATATCCATTTCACATTATGCATGCCCATTCGCCGGCATTAAATGGGCTTGCTGCGGCGCGGGCATCCGACATATTGGGCATCCCCTTTATCTACGAAATTCGTGCATTTTGGGAGGATGCGGCGGTCGGCAACGGCACGGGCAGCGAAGGTTCTGCCAAATATAGATTAACCCGTGCGTTGGAAAATCATGTCATGAAACGCGCCGATCATATCACGGTCATTTGTCAGGCATCAAAGGATGATTTAATCGCCAGAGGCATATCGGGGGACAAAATTTTAGTTTCCCCCAATGGGGTGGATTTCAAATTATTTTCCAATACCCCAAAATATGATGAAAAATTGGCCGATGAAATGGGGCTGAAGGGTAAAAAAATATTCGGCTTTATTGGCAGTTTTTATGATTATGAGGGGATTGATGATTTAATCAGCGCCCTTGCCATTTTGATAAAGGAAAATGAAGATGCGCGTTTATTATTGGTGGGCGGCGGCCCGATGGAAGATGCGTTAAAGGCGCAGGTAAGGGCGTTAAACCTTGACCAATATGTCATTTTTACAGGCCGTGTTCCCCATGAACAGGTGGAACGTTATTATGGTTTAATGGATATGATGGTATATCCACGCAAAATGATGCGGCTGACCGATTTGGTCACCCCGTTAAAACCGTTGGAAGCGATGGCACAGGATCGTTTGGTGGTAGCAAGCGATGTTGGCGGCCACCGCGAATTGATTCGCGATAAAGAAACCGGATTTTTGTTTAAAGCCGACGACCCGGCCAATATGGCGGCATGTTTAACCCATGTTTTAACAAATAAGGAAAATTGGCCAAAGATACGCGAAACTGCGAAAAATTATGTCTTGACCGAACGTGACTGGGCGCAAAATATTAAATGTTACGATCCTGTTTACCATTTTTTGCTATCCAAAATGATAAATGAAAAAGCCGCATAAATTTGGACCAATTGCGGCCATGGTAAAGGAATGAATATAATGGTGGATAAAATGCTCACCAATTTTGATTTTAATCAACGGATGCTTATCCTTGCCATGGCTATTGGCATGGTTGTGGGCGCTCTTTCCATGCTCATTCCTGTATATTGGTTGGAAATTGTTACCGGATCATTGGGCATATCGGAAATTATTCCCGCCACCGCCGCCCCATTGGGGGATAAGGCACGGGCGTTAATTGCATTTGGTTTTGGGGTGTTGGCAATTGCCGCATCCTTTATTTTCCTGTCCCGTTTTAATATTGGCCGTCAGGTAAAATCCAATATTTCGGATAAAAATGCGCCGGATAAAGCGCAGGTAGAAGAAAAAGTTGTTTCGCAAGAATATGCCCCCAATGCCGCAATTGAAGCGGATATTTTAACAAGACCGAAAGCCGATCTTTCAACAGATAGTCCCGCGCAAAGCCCCACGGCATGGGGGAATGTTAAAAAGCTATTTTCTGGCATTAACTTGCCTAAAATGAAGCTGCCCAATTTTAATATGCCCAAGTGGGGCAGGCAGAATGAAGAAGATATATATGAAATACAGGACTTGCCGCCGCGTATGCGATCCATTGAGGCTGGCGGAGAAAAAAAACGCGCACCCATTGCCGCGTCGCGTGATTTAAGCGGGGTCAGTTTGGTCGATAACATATCGGATATGCCCGATTCGCCGCTTATCAAAAAATTCAATCTTTCCGAACCAAAGCAAGAGGTTGCGGTAGAGATTTACGAAGATTTACCGCCCGTACAACATGAAGAAGCAGTGCAGCATGAAGTAGCAATGCAGCATGAAGAAGCAATGCAGCATGAGCAATTGCCACAAGAGGCCAAGCCGCAGGATAAGGGCGGGGATTCAATGGATAATTTAGCCAAAAATTTAGAAGAAATA includes the following:
- a CDS encoding TIGR04063 family PEP-CTERM/XrtA system glycosyltransferase, giving the protein MTKILHILDHSLPLHSGYTFRTRAILKSQIAHGWQVQAITGLRQYQHGQVAGANFQQVDDIIFHRTLGKTLSKSPMKEWQEVQLLTQHIVKLHKQYPFHIMHAHSPALNGLAAARASDILGIPFIYEIRAFWEDAAVGNGTGSEGSAKYRLTRALENHVMKRADHITVICQASKDDLIARGISGDKILVSPNGVDFKLFSNTPKYDEKLADEMGLKGKKIFGFIGSFYDYEGIDDLISALAILIKENEDARLLLVGGGPMEDALKAQVRALNLDQYVIFTGRVPHEQVERYYGLMDMMVYPRKMMRLTDLVTPLKPLEAMAQDRLVVASDVGGHRELIRDKETGFLFKADDPANMAACLTHVLTNKENWPKIRETAKNYVLTERDWAQNIKCYDPVYHFLLSKMINEKAA